The Pelmatolapia mariae isolate MD_Pm_ZW linkage group LG9, Pm_UMD_F_2, whole genome shotgun sequence genome has a segment encoding these proteins:
- the vps41 gene encoding vacuolar protein sorting-associated protein 41 homolog isoform X1 has product MAEVEEQVRHPSEETTDESEEEDSEEEPKLKYERLSNGMTEILQNDAASCMTVHDKFLALGTHFGKVFLLDIQGNITQKFEISSVKINQISLDESGEHVGICSEDGKVQVFGLYTREGFHENFDCPIKVVALHPQFTRSNYKQFVTGGNKLLLYERNWLNRWKTSVLHEGEGTITNIKWRANLIAWANNVGVKIYDISTKQRITNVLRDNVSLRPDMYPCSLCWKDNTTLIVGWGSSIKICVVKERNPTEMRDLPSRYVEIVSAFETEFFICGLAPLADQLVTLFFVKENSDQMDEELCARPRLDIIQPLPESCEEISSDALTVRNFQDNECRDYRLEHSEGESLFYIISPKDIVVAKERDQDDHIDWLVQKKKYEEALMAAEISFKNIKRHDIQKIGMDYIDHLVNTGDYDSAARKCQKVLGKNMELWENEVYRFKTIGQLKAISQYLPRGDLRLRPAIYEMILHEFLKTDYEGFATLIREWPGDLYNNMAIVQAVTDHLKRDPTNSTLLTTLAELYTYDQRYDRALEIYLRLRHKDVYQLIHKHNLFSSIEDKIVLLMDFDKEKAVDMLLDNEDKISIDKVVEELADRPELLHVYLHKLFKRDHHKGQKYHERQIGLYAEYDRPNLLPFLRDSTHCPLEKALEICQQRNFVEETVFLLSRMGNCRRALQMIMEELADVDKAIEFAKDQDDAELWDDLISYSIDKPPFITGLLNNIGTHVDPILLIRRIKEGMEIPNLRDSLVKILHDYNLQILLREGCKKILVADSLSLLQKMHRTQMRGVRVDEENICESCHATILPSDMAKTFNVVVFHCRHMFHKECLPSSGTIPGLQFCNICSAKRRGPGSGILEMKK; this is encoded by the exons AGTTCAGTGAAGATCAACCAGATCAGTCTGGATGAAAGTGGAGAGCATGTGGGCATCTGCTCCGAGGATGGGAAG GTTCAAGTATTCGGCCTCTACACAAGAGAGGGCTTCCACGAGAACTTTGACTGTCCCATCAAA GTGGTCGCATTACACCCTCAGTTCACCAGATCCAACTATAAGCAGTTTGTCACCGGGGGCAACAAG CTCCTTCTGTATGAGAGAAACTGGCTGAATCGCTGGAAGACTTCAGTCCTACATGAGGGCGAGGGAACAATCACTAATATCAAATGGAGAGCTAACCTGATTGCATGGGCCAACAATGTG GGAGTAAAAATATATGACATCAGCACAAAGCAGAGGATCACCAATGTGTTGAGGGATAATGTGAGTTTGAGGCCCGACATGTACCCGTGCAGCCTGTGCTGGAAGGACAACACCACTCTCATTGTCGGCTGGGGTTCTTCCATTaag ATTTGTGTTGTGAAAGAGCGAAATCCAACTGAAATGAGAGACCTGCCCAGCCGCTATGTGGAAATAG tttCTGCTTTTGAGACCGAGTTTTTCATCTGTGGGCTGGCACCGCTGGCAGATCAGCTGGTCACCCTGTTCTTTGTGAAGGAAAACTCTGATCAAATG GATGAGGAGTTATGTGCGCGGCCTCGCCTCGACATCATCCAGCCTCTCCCCGAGAGCTGTGAGGAGATCTCTTCAGACGCTCTGACGGTGCGCAACTTCCAGGACAACGAGTGCAGAGACTACCGCCTCG AGCATTCAGAGGGAGAGTCACTCTTCTATATCATCAGTCCCAAAGACATCGTTGTGGCAAAGGAGCGAGACCAGGACGACCATATTGATTGGCTGGTCCAAAAGAAGAAATACGAG GAGGCGCTGATGGCTGCGGAGATTAGCTTCAAAAACATTAAGAGGCACGACATTCAGAAGATTGGAATGGACTACATCGACCACTTGGTGAACACGGGAGACTATGACAGTGCTGCAAG AAAGTGTCAAAAGGTCCTGGGGAAAAACATGGAACTGTGGGAGAATGAAGTGTACAGGTTCAAGACCATTGGACAGCTCAAG GCCATCAGTCAGTATTTGCCAAGAGGAGATCTGCGTCTCAGACCGGCCATTTATGAAATGATCCTTCATGAATTCCTGAAAACTGACTATGAG GGTTTTGCCACACTGATCCGGGAATGGCCGGGAGATCTTTATAATAACATGGCCATCGTTCAGGCTGTCACCGATCACCTGAAGAGGGATCCCACCAACAGCACACTGCTCACCACGCTGGCTGAGTT GTACACCTATGACCAGCGATACGACAGAGCCTTAGAAATCTACCTGAGACTGAGGCACAAAGATGTTTACCAGCTgatccacaaacacaacctTTTCTCTTCCATCGAGGACAAGATCGTACTCCTCATGGACTTTGACAAAGAG AAAGCTGTTGACATGCTTCTCGATAATGAAGACAAGATATCA ATAGACAAGGTGGTGGAAGAACTAGCAGACAGGCCTGAACTTCTGCATGTG TACCTCCACAAACTGTTCAAACGGGACCACCACAAAGGCCAGAAGTACCACGAGAGACAGATAGGCCTGTATGCCGAATACGACCGGCCAAATCTCCTACCTTTCCTGAGAGATAGCACCCACTGCCCTCTTGAAAAG GCTCTTGAGATTTGCCAGCAGAGAAACTTTGTGGAGGAGACAGTATTCCTGCTCA GCAGGATGGGAAACTGTAGACGAGCCTTGCAGATGATCATGGAGGAGCTGGCAGATGTTGACAAAGCCATAGAGTTTGCTAAAGACCAGGATGACGCAGAGCTGTGGGATGATCTCATCTCTTACTCTATTGACAAACCAC CATTCATCACCGGTCTCCTCAATAATATCGGCACTCATGTTGATCCTATTCTGCTCATCCGACGCATAAAGGAAGGCATGGAGATCCCAAACCTCAGAGATTCCCTCGTGAAAATCCTTCATGACTACAATCTACAG ATTCTTTTAAGGGAAGGCTGCAAAAAGATCCTGGTGGCCGACTCCCTCTCCCTGCTCCAGAAGATGCATCGAACACAGATGAGAGGCGTCAGGGTTGATG AGGAGAACATTTGTGAGTCATGTCATGCTACAATTTTACCCTCAG ACATGGCCAAAACCTTCAACGTGGTGGTGTTCCACTGCAGGCACATGTTTCATAAGGAGTGTTTGCCATCTTCAGGAACA ATTCCCGGGTTGCAGTTTTGTAACATCTGCAGTGCGAAGAGACGAGGGCCGGGAAGCGGAATACTTGAGATGAAAAAGTAA
- the vps41 gene encoding vacuolar protein sorting-associated protein 41 homolog isoform X2, producing MAEVEEQEEDSEEEPKLKYERLSNGMTEILQNDAASCMTVHDKFLALGTHFGKVFLLDIQGNITQKFEISSVKINQISLDESGEHVGICSEDGKVQVFGLYTREGFHENFDCPIKVVALHPQFTRSNYKQFVTGGNKLLLYERNWLNRWKTSVLHEGEGTITNIKWRANLIAWANNVGVKIYDISTKQRITNVLRDNVSLRPDMYPCSLCWKDNTTLIVGWGSSIKICVVKERNPTEMRDLPSRYVEIVSAFETEFFICGLAPLADQLVTLFFVKENSDQMDEELCARPRLDIIQPLPESCEEISSDALTVRNFQDNECRDYRLEHSEGESLFYIISPKDIVVAKERDQDDHIDWLVQKKKYEEALMAAEISFKNIKRHDIQKIGMDYIDHLVNTGDYDSAARKCQKVLGKNMELWENEVYRFKTIGQLKAISQYLPRGDLRLRPAIYEMILHEFLKTDYEGFATLIREWPGDLYNNMAIVQAVTDHLKRDPTNSTLLTTLAELYTYDQRYDRALEIYLRLRHKDVYQLIHKHNLFSSIEDKIVLLMDFDKEKAVDMLLDNEDKISIDKVVEELADRPELLHVYLHKLFKRDHHKGQKYHERQIGLYAEYDRPNLLPFLRDSTHCPLEKALEICQQRNFVEETVFLLSRMGNCRRALQMIMEELADVDKAIEFAKDQDDAELWDDLISYSIDKPPFITGLLNNIGTHVDPILLIRRIKEGMEIPNLRDSLVKILHDYNLQILLREGCKKILVADSLSLLQKMHRTQMRGVRVDEENICESCHATILPSDMAKTFNVVVFHCRHMFHKECLPSSGTIPGLQFCNICSAKRRGPGSGILEMKK from the exons AGTTCAGTGAAGATCAACCAGATCAGTCTGGATGAAAGTGGAGAGCATGTGGGCATCTGCTCCGAGGATGGGAAG GTTCAAGTATTCGGCCTCTACACAAGAGAGGGCTTCCACGAGAACTTTGACTGTCCCATCAAA GTGGTCGCATTACACCCTCAGTTCACCAGATCCAACTATAAGCAGTTTGTCACCGGGGGCAACAAG CTCCTTCTGTATGAGAGAAACTGGCTGAATCGCTGGAAGACTTCAGTCCTACATGAGGGCGAGGGAACAATCACTAATATCAAATGGAGAGCTAACCTGATTGCATGGGCCAACAATGTG GGAGTAAAAATATATGACATCAGCACAAAGCAGAGGATCACCAATGTGTTGAGGGATAATGTGAGTTTGAGGCCCGACATGTACCCGTGCAGCCTGTGCTGGAAGGACAACACCACTCTCATTGTCGGCTGGGGTTCTTCCATTaag ATTTGTGTTGTGAAAGAGCGAAATCCAACTGAAATGAGAGACCTGCCCAGCCGCTATGTGGAAATAG tttCTGCTTTTGAGACCGAGTTTTTCATCTGTGGGCTGGCACCGCTGGCAGATCAGCTGGTCACCCTGTTCTTTGTGAAGGAAAACTCTGATCAAATG GATGAGGAGTTATGTGCGCGGCCTCGCCTCGACATCATCCAGCCTCTCCCCGAGAGCTGTGAGGAGATCTCTTCAGACGCTCTGACGGTGCGCAACTTCCAGGACAACGAGTGCAGAGACTACCGCCTCG AGCATTCAGAGGGAGAGTCACTCTTCTATATCATCAGTCCCAAAGACATCGTTGTGGCAAAGGAGCGAGACCAGGACGACCATATTGATTGGCTGGTCCAAAAGAAGAAATACGAG GAGGCGCTGATGGCTGCGGAGATTAGCTTCAAAAACATTAAGAGGCACGACATTCAGAAGATTGGAATGGACTACATCGACCACTTGGTGAACACGGGAGACTATGACAGTGCTGCAAG AAAGTGTCAAAAGGTCCTGGGGAAAAACATGGAACTGTGGGAGAATGAAGTGTACAGGTTCAAGACCATTGGACAGCTCAAG GCCATCAGTCAGTATTTGCCAAGAGGAGATCTGCGTCTCAGACCGGCCATTTATGAAATGATCCTTCATGAATTCCTGAAAACTGACTATGAG GGTTTTGCCACACTGATCCGGGAATGGCCGGGAGATCTTTATAATAACATGGCCATCGTTCAGGCTGTCACCGATCACCTGAAGAGGGATCCCACCAACAGCACACTGCTCACCACGCTGGCTGAGTT GTACACCTATGACCAGCGATACGACAGAGCCTTAGAAATCTACCTGAGACTGAGGCACAAAGATGTTTACCAGCTgatccacaaacacaacctTTTCTCTTCCATCGAGGACAAGATCGTACTCCTCATGGACTTTGACAAAGAG AAAGCTGTTGACATGCTTCTCGATAATGAAGACAAGATATCA ATAGACAAGGTGGTGGAAGAACTAGCAGACAGGCCTGAACTTCTGCATGTG TACCTCCACAAACTGTTCAAACGGGACCACCACAAAGGCCAGAAGTACCACGAGAGACAGATAGGCCTGTATGCCGAATACGACCGGCCAAATCTCCTACCTTTCCTGAGAGATAGCACCCACTGCCCTCTTGAAAAG GCTCTTGAGATTTGCCAGCAGAGAAACTTTGTGGAGGAGACAGTATTCCTGCTCA GCAGGATGGGAAACTGTAGACGAGCCTTGCAGATGATCATGGAGGAGCTGGCAGATGTTGACAAAGCCATAGAGTTTGCTAAAGACCAGGATGACGCAGAGCTGTGGGATGATCTCATCTCTTACTCTATTGACAAACCAC CATTCATCACCGGTCTCCTCAATAATATCGGCACTCATGTTGATCCTATTCTGCTCATCCGACGCATAAAGGAAGGCATGGAGATCCCAAACCTCAGAGATTCCCTCGTGAAAATCCTTCATGACTACAATCTACAG ATTCTTTTAAGGGAAGGCTGCAAAAAGATCCTGGTGGCCGACTCCCTCTCCCTGCTCCAGAAGATGCATCGAACACAGATGAGAGGCGTCAGGGTTGATG AGGAGAACATTTGTGAGTCATGTCATGCTACAATTTTACCCTCAG ACATGGCCAAAACCTTCAACGTGGTGGTGTTCCACTGCAGGCACATGTTTCATAAGGAGTGTTTGCCATCTTCAGGAACA ATTCCCGGGTTGCAGTTTTGTAACATCTGCAGTGCGAAGAGACGAGGGCCGGGAAGCGGAATACTTGAGATGAAAAAGTAA